A region from the Algoriphagus machipongonensis genome encodes:
- a CDS encoding S41 family peptidase: MKYLFFLAFLFASFSIDAQKISKVQLEADLTKLRKGIETYNPALSIYNPNFQKQADSIFSEVTGDSISLIKSFQLISRLCAISNEGHFSLGSWSDPVHSGFGKNEYSYLPLSVKVIDGKLFVWLDYSDEKALKRGEEIVSINGLTASQILSKLYAYTPSDGEITSYVDRNIEMGFSWMYYFYVDQPKVFQLELVDLTGRKREVNINSMIREKQFENLANYYPERAQEEPGTTHFYTLSFENDIAYLTLPSFDYRVLQQDDIKPNQTYKKIFEELKEKNVSSLVIDLRGNTGGRNECADDIVPFIMTQSLDDPFLKKTVSWEGKERTYKLPKPSKLVFNGKIFVLVNGRTYSAGSTIARYLKEYANATILGEETGTRYEGFSAGSKSEVVLNNMDMTIAVPRYHIYFPKSKQQVSSNRGIIPDYYITYTMQDYIDQNDLYIAKVKSLIGS; encoded by the coding sequence ATGAAATACCTGTTTTTTCTAGCCTTCCTATTTGCCTCTTTTTCAATTGATGCCCAGAAAATATCAAAGGTCCAGTTGGAGGCTGATTTGACTAAACTTAGAAAGGGTATTGAGACTTATAATCCCGCACTAAGTATATATAATCCCAATTTTCAAAAACAAGCAGATAGCATTTTCTCAGAAGTTACCGGGGATTCTATTTCCCTTATCAAATCATTTCAACTGATAAGTAGGCTATGTGCAATAAGCAATGAAGGCCATTTCTCCCTTGGGAGTTGGAGTGATCCTGTGCACTCAGGCTTTGGTAAAAATGAATATTCCTACCTTCCTCTTTCTGTGAAAGTAATAGACGGTAAATTGTTTGTTTGGCTCGATTATTCTGATGAGAAAGCGCTCAAAAGGGGAGAGGAGATTGTTTCTATCAATGGATTGACTGCGAGTCAGATTCTCTCTAAACTCTATGCTTATACCCCTTCAGATGGAGAAATTACAAGTTATGTAGATAGAAATATTGAGATGGGGTTTTCCTGGATGTATTATTTTTATGTAGATCAGCCTAAGGTTTTTCAATTGGAGTTGGTTGATCTTACGGGGCGCAAACGAGAGGTAAATATCAATTCTATGATTAGGGAAAAGCAATTTGAAAATCTTGCAAATTATTACCCAGAAAGGGCCCAGGAAGAACCCGGAACCACTCATTTTTATACCCTGAGCTTTGAGAATGATATTGCTTATTTAACACTTCCTTCCTTTGATTATAGAGTTCTTCAGCAAGATGATATAAAGCCGAACCAAACTTATAAAAAGATATTTGAGGAGTTGAAAGAAAAGAATGTTAGCTCATTGGTAATTGACCTTAGAGGGAATACCGGGGGAAGGAATGAGTGTGCTGATGATATAGTGCCATTTATCATGACTCAATCACTAGATGATCCCTTTTTGAAAAAAACAGTTTCATGGGAAGGCAAGGAGCGTACGTATAAATTGCCCAAGCCTTCTAAACTAGTATTTAATGGAAAAATATTCGTTCTGGTGAATGGAAGGACCTATTCGGCAGGATCAACAATAGCAAGATACCTGAAGGAATATGCGAATGCGACTATCCTAGGTGAGGAAACAGGAACGCGATATGAAGGGTTTTCAGCGGGATCAAAATCCGAGGTTGTTTTGAATAATATGGATATGACCATAGCGGTGCCTAGATATCATATTTACTTCCCAAAATCGAAGCAACAAGTCAGTTCTAATAGAGGAATTATACCTGATTATTATATTACCTATACTATGCAAGATTACATAGACCAAAATGACTTGTATATAGCCAAAGTAAAGAGCCTGATAGGTTCATAG
- a CDS encoding glycoside hydrolase family 43 protein, with amino-acid sequence MKNNLLTLVLAMFLSTAFAQGWKPEVKENIPLDSIRLSDPSILADKDSKTYYMTGTGGLLWKSKDLKLWTGPFKVAETDPNSWMGPNPMIWAAELHQYKDKYYYFGTFTNRDVYIDTVAGNAINRRASHVLVSDKPEGPYVPMKDPIYLPADMPTLDGTFWVDKDEKPYMIFCHEWLQNGNGTMEKIELKSDLSGTIGESELLFLASDSPWSREKDDEGNVKPNKVTDGPYLFETQTGKLGMIWTSWIYSDYVQGVAYSEDGTLNGPWIQEDEPITPMNFGHGMLFETFDGTTVMAIHSHKSVNGRYIRIPNLFEVDLSGDKLVVVGKYQP; translated from the coding sequence ATGAAAAATAACCTATTAACGCTTGTACTGGCGATGTTTCTTTCCACAGCCTTTGCTCAAGGCTGGAAGCCAGAAGTAAAAGAGAATATTCCTTTAGATTCAATTCGACTAAGTGATCCCAGTATTTTGGCCGATAAGGATTCCAAGACCTATTATATGACAGGAACAGGCGGCCTTCTATGGAAAAGTAAAGATCTCAAATTGTGGACAGGTCCCTTTAAGGTGGCAGAAACTGATCCTAATTCATGGATGGGGCCAAACCCTATGATATGGGCCGCAGAATTACATCAATACAAGGACAAGTATTACTATTTCGGAACCTTCACCAACAGGGATGTTTACATTGATACCGTTGCAGGAAATGCTATCAATCGAAGAGCAAGCCATGTTTTGGTAAGCGATAAACCAGAAGGACCCTATGTTCCCATGAAAGACCCCATTTATTTACCTGCTGATATGCCAACACTAGACGGAACTTTTTGGGTAGACAAGGATGAAAAACCTTACATGATTTTTTGCCATGAGTGGTTACAAAATGGAAATGGTACCATGGAGAAAATTGAATTGAAATCAGATTTATCCGGGACAATTGGAGAAAGCGAGTTGTTATTTCTTGCCAGTGACTCACCCTGGAGCAGAGAAAAAGATGATGAGGGTAATGTTAAACCCAATAAGGTGACGGATGGCCCATATTTATTCGAAACTCAAACCGGTAAACTGGGTATGATTTGGACCAGTTGGATCTATAGTGACTATGTTCAAGGAGTGGCTTATTCTGAAGATGGCACGCTCAATGGTCCATGGATTCAGGAAGATGAGCCTATTACTCCAATGAATTTTGGGCATGGAATGCTTTTCGAAACTTTTGACGGAACAACGGTGATGGCAATCCATAGCCATAAAAGTGTCAATGGGCGCTACATCCGTATTCCCAATTTATTTGAAGTTGACTTGAGTGGAGATAAGCTAGTAGTAGTTGGGAAATATCAACCTTGA